GGCCAACACCCAGAGGTCCAACCCAATCGTATCTCCTGAAGAAGAGGCCTGTGATATTCCGGAGGAGATTCACAAAGTCGTTGGTGCGTTCAGAATATTAAATTTAAGCGTTTGCTATTGCTTTGAAAGATAAAGTTGTTAAAATGGGTTTCCGTATCAGGACCATTGGTTTTTAGAACTGCATCTGTGGAAGAAGGCTTGGATGTTTTTCAGCAAATGAGATAGTACTGGGATACTAGTATTATATAATTTTGGAGACAGGCAAGATTTTTGAGAAAACTTTACAATAATTTCACAAGGGACCCCTGTATGATAGTAATTAGAAAGGGACTGTTTGGGTGTCATACATTAGCTAATAGGCTTCCTACATGGCCCTATGTAAGGGCATCTCCATTATCTTGATCCCTTTCTTTTTGGCCTACAGGCCCCTTAAATTGGCTACGTGACTTGCAATTCCCTTAATGGCATGTGTTTGAAAGATTTTGGCCTGTAAGGTATAAAAGTCAAAACCTAATCCCAGTCAGAATGCAGATTTGGAAGCGTGCCGGAGGGTTCAGTTCTTGCAGAATATCAGGGCCAAGCtggtataaaacatgtttttcagcaTTTTACATCCAAATATTTGTGGCAAATGCCATGCCTGTCACTAGAAAGGTACAATAAGAAAGAAGTGCAGACAAGGGACATTACCTCTGCAGAGTTTTTATCATACAGAACTAATTGAGGACTGAAGCCCTATCAAATATGTCACATAAGACATGGAGCCATATCTTACCTTCCAACGTTCCATTGACACGGTAACGGGTGCACTACACAACAAATACCAGTGTGAAGGAATGTCGGTGCATATGTTTAGATGATCAACAGCTTGCACCCACTTTCTACACCCTTGAGTGCCATGCTGCACAGGCAGAGGGCACAGTGTAATTACAGGAGAAAAAGTATATCGTGGCCCCAGACTTTTGGAAATTCATGCAGATAGGTCTTTCCTTTaggggtatactgtatataaaagaagAACACCCCTAGATTCCGTAAGTAGTCAGTTCTTTGGCAACTCCGGCTAATCATAATAGAACTATTCCTTAGCTAACAGAATGGTAGCTCCCACTCCTCCCTTATAATAGCACCTGCCGCCACGGatgcagtagaacccccattttacatttttcaggggaccagaaataaatgttgtaaaatccaggaaaatgtaaaatcagggaaatgtattatgcataatatatataggtgggaccacaaaacaacaaagtaaaatgaggcaggggatgtaaaattgaggttccactgtattagAATTTTGCTCTTTTAGGAACTTTGTTCACACCTTGCTACCCTTCCCATTTTGTTCTGTACAACATGCCTTTTTAGAAAGGGTGAAAATACAAGGTTACTgaaattaactagggatgcaccgaatccaggattcggcctttttgagcaggattcggattcgaccgaatccatgtgcctggccgaaccgaatccgcatatataaattaggggcgggtagggaaatcacgtgactttgtcacaaaagaagattttttttccactttttcctttcctgcccctaatttacatatgcaaattcggattcggttcagtattcggccgaatctttcaccaaggattcggccgaatcccaaatagtggattcggtgcatccctaaaattaacCCTTATTACAAAGTTGGTCCAGGGACTGGCTTGATTGGCCTTTTATAGTCAGGATGGACTTTTTTGAggcttcagttgttttttttaccttcctctgtaTTACGAAGAGGTTATTCATGTTGATCTTGATGTAAGTgtcttttttcagattatccactatgtaactatataggcTGTGCCCGTTATTTCTTTTAGATGCTGTTCTGGCCTCCATTGTTACTGCACTGACACTGCGTTGGCTGCAGTTGACGTAGTAAGAGAAATAGAATATATAATGGGCCTTACTTTGCTGAAATAGTACCTGTTTAACAAAGACTTTAGCATTACAATATAGTGATGTATGTTACTGGTAAATATTTACCCTTTGCATTATACAGTGGATGACATCAGGATTGTTTCGTTTTTGAGCAGAAGTTATTTCAGGAATAGGCTAGCAGATGTTTCATTATGACTCATTATGTCAGTTTCTGGGTTCTCCGGGTTAGAGGTCACAGTAGGAATAAGGAGTGACGCATTCCAAAAGTATTCTACATTGATGTGATAAAAATTACACCAGCAATCACCCCCGTTATTAGAATTTCATGATGGTCTTGCTTCATCTGCCTTGATTCAAACCCATATGTGATATGTGACATTATTTATGTGATTATTTTGGAAACTTAACAAATGGATTTCATTTGTCTGCTCTGCTTATTTTTCTCTCATGTAATACAATCATAAAGGCCCCTCAATATTATGTTTTAACAGAGCAATTGCTGGTTGGCTTGAAAGACAAAGACACTTTTGTCCGTTGGTCTGCTGCGAAAGGGTAAGTTAACCTGCTTTGTGGTGTATATAGCAAACAGTGGCGAAAAGTCCAATATTATATTTTCTTGTGCCAACCGTTAAAGGTCTTTCACAGTGAGAACAGCAAACATTGTTAAAGTAAACTTTGTTGAACCATCGGGCTTTAAAGTAGCCAGAACTGTCATCCCTTTAGCAAAGAGAGGCCTCGTCTGTTTTACCTGACATCAATCTTCCTTTGTCACATAATAACAGCTTGTACTTCAGGGCTagttacaattcccagcatctttCAGCCAAGGCCCGCTAATGACTGGTAGATCCATGAAACTGAATGGAGGCTTGATGGCCACAAATGGTCATTTCTCAAGCATTGTATGCATAATAGTTGGTATTTTATGTATTCTATTAGGCAAAGAATTCACCAGGACATTGCTGACGTCATTACAGAGAGGCTTACTGTGATATATTGCCAACCCATAGTCAGAGTAATTATGGTGCTCCACTCCATGGAACCAAGCTTGGCTGCACCAGTAGAACCCTTAGTATAAGACTGGACTATCTTGGACTGATTGGAATCTgtcaccttaaagggcacctgttggccaaaaatatAATCCTCAAACAAAGGTGCGGGTCcgtctggcggtaacagtagcttttttttttttaattgtccccCGCTAGCACTAGGACCCTTGCAACtgaagtgcaggctctattaacccacacctttggttggaattttttttttttgccaacaggtgccctttaagtgcccCCCAGCTGCTGAGGCCTTCATTTGGTACTGCATATATTTGGCTACTGACAGTCTGCTCCCCTCACATATCTGGGTGGGCAGTGACTACCTGTGGGCCAAGATAGATTTCTCCAAGTGTCTTAGTGGGCCAGTTTGGCACTGATAGCACCCCAAAGGCTGGTCCTAAATTACCCTTTATATCTGTTAGACTCTccactgttttatatttaaactgaCCTAGCATAGTGAGGCCTTAAAATAATTAGGTTGAAGATTTTGAAGGATCAgacattgtggggcagatttatcaagggttgaatttcgaagtacaaaaaacttcgaaattcgactatcgaattaaaTTTCAaccgatttttagcgatcgatctaaggatttctattcgaccataaaaaaacttttgaagtcgaagttttttttaaagagacagtacttcgattatcgaatggtcaaatagtcaaacgatttttacttcgaatcattcgaatcgaagtcaaatggtcgaatatagcctactctatggtcgaagtacccaaaaatttactttgaaattcaaactttttgacattcgaaccattcactcgagcttagtaaatctgcccctgtgagcTTAAAGAGAATTCACAATActtgatttatttgtatatatttctacCATTTTTGTCTCCAGGATTGGAAGACTGACTGGGCGACTTCCTAAGGAGCTGGCAGATGATGTGGTTGGGTCTGTTCTCGACTGTTTCAGGTAAACCTggttacattattttaaacattattatttgtTGCGTTTAAAAGctaaaagttttatatttttatgtctgGTGGCTCTAAAATTGTGATAATAATGAATACAAGGAGTTAATGATTTATGCAGAATCAAAAAtacaagctatatatatatatatatatatatttatatatatatatatatatatatcaccatcAAAGAATGcgattgtattatattattatattaggtAAATAAACAGCAGCTGTTTTGGCCTGGCACATCTTTTCATTAGTTATCACCTCCCATTGtcttatagaggtatgggacctgttatccagaatgctcgggacctgaggctttccagataagggatctttacttaatttggatcttcataccttaagtctactagaaaatcatgtaaacattaaataaacccaaaaggctggttctgcgtccaataaggatgaattatatcttattttggatcatgtacaaaatACAAGCAATACAAGCAAAGAGGGGCTTATTCAGTTTACATGCTCAGTTTTCAGGAGGCCTATAACGCTTGGCACGGGGGATGCCTGGCTTTGGCTGAACTTGGAAGGCGAGGACTGCTGCTTCCTTCCAGGCTTCCAGATGGTAAGTACTGGTCTCTTTTTTTAAGGCAGGGTAAGTGTTTATCTGTAGGTCGAATTCTTAACTGGCCACTGTTGTCTGTAATaggtctatttaaaggagaaggaaaggctgtatttacttgggggtttcaaatgttaggcacccccaagtgattttatttacttacatgaaaccagggccagaactaggggtaggcagagaaggcacgtgcctagggcgcaaagctggaggggcgccaggcacgcaccttctgtgccgctcctaccccctagtccagtccccgtTCTGGCCAGCGAGTGTAATATTTTGCATTTCACGCATGTGCGATGGCGGCTTTTCGCGCACGCGCAATGGCGGCTTTTTGCGCTCGCGTATTGGGCGCTTTGACCCGGCActgcctgaaaccccgggccggtgctcctatcagcagaaaactgcaccagcccaggagTTCTTCCAGctagcaccacggagcgatccgcTTCTGACCTCTTATTTCTTCGCGCAGTAgtgcaaaaagccgaactttaatgaaaaagttgcctatttcattctactgcgcatgcgtctgcccatAAAAATTTGAAGGAAGCTGAttgctttgtggtgctcgctggaagaacccccggaccaatgcagttttctcctgataggagcaccagcccatggtgtaaggtaagtatatataatcacttggggatgcctatgTTTTGGCACCTTCAAGTAAattggcctttccttctcctttaagaaggatttTGCCAGTGGAGTAGCAATACGGCCACAGTGCAAGCATAGCTAAAGGTTACTTGTTCTCAGAAGAATAGCAGATTCCATCACACGGTCCTTGCCCATTTTCGCCTCTCGTAGACGTGTTTTGCAACGTCCATATCTATTGTGAGACACAAACACATTCTTTTTATGGTTGCGTTGCCTGCAGCCATCCGTAGCTGTGCATTCAGTTTGCCTTGCCTTAGGGCAAGCTCATACACCTGAGCTTTGTGTGAGTAGGACAGAACGACACTTGTCGTGTCAGCTGTCACCCCAGCTCCCCATTGTCCTCTAAATCGACTCCACGCCCTTTGTCGGTGCGCTCCCCTGAATAACACGAACAGGTTCCACCTGAGACACTTTTCCTTCTTATCCCATTTCAGTTTTTCATGTCAATAGACGAGAATGAGAAATATTTTTGACCCCTCCCCATTATTTGGTCTGTGGTTTTGGATCCTCAAATAAACTCTCAAGGTGTGGCCCATTATTGACTAGGTAAACACAGACTTGTCCATAACACGCAGTTTAACTGCCTGTTGAAGCGCTAAGCAACTGCTTTCTATTGTCGTTCTGTCAATAGGTCATGTCGTCTATTGTTATGTCTGAATCTATGCGAGGCATATGAGACATTATATAAATGGTTCTAAACCCCAGTCCTCCAGGACCCCAAGAATTAAGTGGAAAAGTTCTAGCTCAGAGAAGTCCAGGCAGTTGCACCATAGCCTTTGGCTTTCATGGCATGCTGCTGTTGTAGTTTGTATTGCCAATACACCCAGTTGCCGCTTAATTGTGCGTAGTATAGGGGTATGTCTATGCTGATATATTTCTATGGTATCTCTTTGAACAGgcaatgagcaaatttagggtTCTGATTCTGctaaatcaggcatgtccaaagtcaggccgtgggccaattgcggccccttttcaaatttacaccggccctcagcctccaccATGAAATCAATAATAAagtggccccccagcacagtgcaatcaggaatcgcgtagccgtagcagtaatatttgggcacattagtgaaatgatcttcCACTTGGTctttactgctgcctgtgtgctgaagaagTTAGCATTCAGGCTCTCtcttcttcatattccagtcccttatttattttaatgtgtggttgctaaggtcatttagaacctagcagccagattgctaaaattgcttactggagagctgctggataaaaaagctaaataaataaaaaaaacacaaataataaaaaatgaaaaccaattgcaaattgtctcggaatatcactctgtacacattatacttaaagttcaattaaaggtgaacaaacctgtaaatattttttgtgcattttaaaatggaaataatgaattaaaatgcAATGAACATAAGAAACGATAACAttgtatgaaatatatttatattttattatgagaGTTTCGAACAGACGTGTAAAGGCAAAGAGTCATAAATCccagttattttaaaaaacacatttgattcGTCTGCTCTTTCCCCTTTGTTTCTTATATACAAGTCTAGTGCTAGCAGTGCTCTcacttatataaaaataaattacattatatagataaatattaCACAAAAAAGCAAAGAGTGTTGCATTTGCGGAAAACAATATAGctttcacattaaacaaaatctgcagaaaaatgcacatatttatacataaatatacagcaATGACTTATAAAATTGTATTAGATAATACAAAGCATAATTCCTTCAGATTTGAGGTACTTTGTAGCTAgcacaaaatgttacatttttttttctactttgttgTTCTATCTTCAAAATAGACTTTTCTGCTAAATATTAGCTTTTTGGGCCTATTTGTCTTCTGGAattcattttgatatatataattATCCCTTAGATAGCATAGGGCCAATTTCGGAGACCATATTTGTAAAACTATGCAGTAGTAATAACTTTTCAGGTACCAAAATAAGTGAAAATTTAGTTTATGCcaatttaaaatagtatttatcattttctgttttcttatcTTTAATACTGTTTAGATATTCAAActgccattttttctttcttagaaATAAACcagattttcattatttctaACCCCGATATTTTTGTTTACAGAAATTGTCCCTTTTTACTATATAGTTTAGTGGTCCATAGAGGTCTTAATGGGATTTCAAACTATGATACCCTGGGCCTTTTTCGAAGGGTAAACATTCTTCCAGAATCTACagctttatgttttttatttgagCTTTGAGATTTTCCAGGGTCCTTAGAGTTTGTTCGCTTTTGTCCCCTTGCACCAATATCGGTCTCTGTTTCTTGGGCTGCTGGAGATCTTGGATGAACCTGCTCGggaactactgtctctttctcTGGGAATTCATCCTCTGTTCCTCTTAGTGGTACACCAGGACTGGACGTGGCTAACTGGCAAAGGGCAACCGCTGCCGACTGTTTTTGCTCGTCACAGTTTTCAATGATGCCTAGCGAGTGTATGCCTCTAGAAGTGGGAGATCGTTTGTCTGTGGTATGAATGACTTGATAAATTGGGGGACTTGTGCTTTGTCTTGGTAATGATAGTCTTTCGTCTGCACATAGTGTGTTGTGGTTACTGCCAGAATCTTTCACCGAAAGGTTTAAAGGAAAGTCTTGCATCTCCATGAATCCTACACACTCTTTGTTGGAGTTGCTGTTGTGTACTGTATCAACATCCCTGGCCTCGACCTCTGATTTCTTGGAAAGGTTAAGAGGTACTATTGTGTTGTCATGAGGCACAGCGTCATCGGTGAAGATGATGCTATCTGAGTGGGACTGGACTTCATTATTCCTAAAGctggaagaaaagaagaaatgatTAGCCAATGCTTTTATTAAGCAGACTGCAGAACACATACTACCTCCCCAAAACACCAGCACTAAAATGCACGGATTTTTCCAAAGACTTAACAAGGTTAAAAGAGAGATAAAAACTAATTATAATCACCTTGGAGAGTTTTCTCTGCTGATAATTGTCTGGGAATCTGTGCTTTTCCTCACAGCTTTGCCACTTGTGACGTCTTTTCCTATTATATCAGATGTTGAAGTGGACTTGTTAGAGAGATCAAAGATGCCTTCATGGCCCTGGCTGTTCTGGGTAAAGTTGGTTGGGCTGGGTCTTCCAGGAGATCCAGTTGCTGCACTCCCTGCTCTTGGACTCATTTTCACACTGTCAGAATCACTTTTGGAGTCAAGGTTCTTGGCCGGAACTGGTGATATTTccttttgaatttcaaaaaacttttgaaaGCCTTCCAGAGGATACAACCTAGATGGATGTGAAGATGGGTAGATACAAGCTGGGCTGTCCATTGAATGAGAAATATGCTCTTTGGAGAGACCAGGTACAGAGGGTACCTTCAAGCCATAAGTCAAATATGGGTGTTCTGTGGGCCTGTAAAATCCATAGTGCAATTGGGGATTCTGCTGGAACTGTTGTAGAAGTCTATAATGCTCAAAATGTGCACTGATAGGTTTCGGCAagggtaatcctgaagattgtaAAGGATGTGGAAGGAATGGTCTTTGGTCTGGTGATGAGTAGACGGAGAGCATTGGATTTTCACACTCTGTCTGTGGAAACaagtatggggaaaaaactgcagGTAGTCCTGCTTCTGAATAAAATTGTGGGGGGTATTCTGAGATCATTGGGTGGATATAACGAGGCATTGAGGACTTTTGGCTAAAGTCAGGAGAAACAAGTCCAGATTTCCATGGAGTCGGCAGACTGTGGAATGCTGATTTAATACTGTGCACCCCTTTGGCTGGTTCAGCCGATATTGAAGTTAGTTCAGGAATTGATGGATTCTCTGTTCCCTTTATCAGTCTGTGTTCCCCAACTGGAATAAAAGCGGAAGGCCTCATAGCGCCATCCAGACTTGGTGGCTTGTTTATTTGACTTATGGCTACTGGTAGAGACAGAGTCACTTCTTTGGAAACTGTTGTCCTCTCTAGATGATGCTTAGCATCATTTTTAAGATCTAGGTTATCTTTTACTTCTTCCCTAGCTACATTGTGTTGCGTTTTGGATTCCAGATTGGTAAATCCATTTAATGCAGGAACTGAAGATTTTGCAAAGGGTTCGTTGCTTGTTTGCTTCTGGTCTATAGAGTTGACTTTTGGGTTTTTAGTGATTCGGTCCTGGTCGGTGACAACTGTTATGGAATTTTTGCAGAGGCCGTACTTCATGTGATTAAAAAGATGAGATTTCTCATTGCAGGtgaatggacactgaaagcactTGAACTTGAATGGCTTCCCTGGAGGCCGGGGAATGTAATGAGGCTTTTTGGGTTTACGTTCCTTCACAAGAGACATTTTTCTTGTCTTTTCAGTACAATCAATGACAACTGGTGCTGTCTATCCACTCAGTCAGTGTCTTCAAGACTATTCTAGTTTTTCAAGTTCTTCCAAACGCCCGATGAGAAACAGGTTCTATCAGAGGCTGTGGTGCCCCCGTCCAAATAATCCAGCAGGTTGAGCAGGAACTAGCTAatgacagaaaaaaggaaaataaattaggGATTTCACGAAAAGAACCATATACATTGCCATGTTTAGTTGGGTCGCAGTAAGAAATTATTCCAGCATCagtttttctctatatttttatatctctTACAATTTTTGAGTTACTGGAAGGTTAAAGGGGTGGGAGTCACCAATAGGTGGCAGTATTAAAATAACTATAACTGAGAATGTTCATTAGACAAAACAACAGaattaacacatttttacttccttgttatagtaaaatatattgtaaactAGACATTTCAatgaaatttaaataattttttaccaCCCCACCTCTCTTTTGCTTTTCTACTCTTTTGGGGGGAGGGGAGTTGTAGAAGCAAACTACTTTTTGCTCACTCATATTCTGCTCTGCAAGTCAGCTACTGCCAAAAAGGCACCCAGCGAATTTGTACCATTCTAAGTCATTTTATAGATAGGCTAACTGAGCCTGAACATTGATTTATTATCCAGTTCTCTGTGCTTCCTAATAGGACTCATATCTGTCAGCAGTGCTTGTGCCGGCTTGCCCTTTCTTTCTCACCGATACCCAAAGCGTGAGAATCTCTTGGAGTGAAGTTCTCATGATTGTGCACATTAGGATCTGTTATGGCttggattaaataaaaaaaaaaaaatatttcatcacTCGCTCTAAACAACCCATTCCTGAAGGTTAGAAAATATCACCTGAAAACTAATTGTTCTTGAGCCACagggcacattttttttctattctagaaattagtttaatttattttaagtatTGTGAACATATGAACGTATTAGTGTTATCTGATGATGGATTCCCAAATAATAACTGCTTTTAACAACCGTATAtgcacacacccacacacacacactgaaggTGGTTCGCAAAATGTTCGTAATTCTCAAAGTGCTTTATTCAATGTTGGTGTAATTTATGGAATAAAGCACTTTGAGAAATATAGACATTTGGAGTGTGAACCACCTTCATTGTATTTGGTAAACTTTTGAGTTTCAAGGCACCCAGCTCTAAGGGAGTAAACTATTTATAtgcatactatatatttatataaacttataGACACATGTATTAATATTTGAATGGGATTCCATCATCAGGTAACACTAATAAATTCATACGTGCAcacaactaaataaatatatacatccaTAAGTTGCAATGCCAGTTAGGATATGTATATATGATTTccaaatatatttgtgtatgtgtatttttCCATACTTAGGTGTTTCTTTTTaggtaattttttcttttttaaacaataagctgtaattaaaaaaagagaTTGTTGCATTTATTGGGACTCGTGTGTAGTATTCtattttatgttattaaaaatatattttgaaacttaattcaaatattaaattgGCAGCCGTTACATTTCTTAAAcagtagaaaaataatttttttcctgaatttatcaaggagaaatatatattaatgttttttttattgccattttattttagtattaggtatatattttaaaagtacagatattgaattatatttttaaaactatacgtattaaaataaatttttttgcaaatgtgaaAGTAACTACTTTTAAGTTTGGTTTTTTATAAAGCGGAAGTAAACTGATTTTACCCAATAACGTGTAATCTGCTTGCCGTTATCATGTAATCAAGGGCACAACTGTGCTATTGTTGGTAACACATGGTCAGAGTAGTTTCTACTGGCTGTCCTCTGTGTGTTGCTGAAAGTACCAGTGCTAATTACCTTTGAAGGTTACTGTTGTCAAAACAAAcgtaaaaaacaaattcaatgtGCATTTTGCATTTCCATGCCAACTGGAACAAAGCAGGTTTGGTTGCAAGCCCACCTTATTGTTGGCAAGAACATTTGAGTTTCTACTGagtttctgtttcctttttttggGAAGTTGAAAAATAAAGGAGAaattgaaggggaaaaaaataattgagatgttttaatgttttttaagtatCATTATGAATTTAGCCACAAAATAAGAagaataaataaagttattttcctATACAACTCATACTAAGTCTACACTTCTGAAACTGTGAAATATCACTGTTTATTACTTAGGGAAATAATAATATTCCTGAATATGATATAATATTAGTTGGGGGACGTGTTAATCAATGAACCGAAAGACCATTCTCCACCAAATCCTCCAAAACTTCTCTAGAAGCTAATGCAATTGATTTGGGGTTTGACTATTTGAACAAGAATTTTTTGTTTAGCATTGTCTCACTTTACACCTTGATTAATAGCAATACTTTCATATCCTTGTAACACTGATAATGCCATTAAAGCCCAATAGACTCACCATACCTGCCTTTTA
The Xenopus laevis strain J_2021 chromosome 9_10S, Xenopus_laevis_v10.1, whole genome shotgun sequence DNA segment above includes these coding regions:
- the znf750.S gene encoding zinc finger protein 750 S homeolog (The RefSeq protein has 1 substitution compared to this genomic sequence), producing the protein MSLVKERKPKKPHYIPRPPGKPFKFKCFQCPFTCNEKSHLFNHMKYGLCKNSITVVTDQDRITKNPKVNSIDQKQTSNEPFAKSSVPALNGFTNLESKTQHNVAREEVKDNLDLKNDAKHHLERTTVSKEVTLSLPVAISQINKPPSLDGAMRPSAFIPVGEHRLIKGTENPSIPELTSISAEPAKGVHSIKSAFHSLPTPWKSGLVSPDFSQKSSMPRYIHPMISEYPPQFYSEAGLPAVFSPYLFPQTECENPMLSVYSSPDQRPFLPHPLQSSGLPLPKPISAHFEHYRLLQQFQQNPQLHYGFYRPTEHPYLSYGLKVPSVPGLSKEHISHSMDSPACIYPSSHPSRLYPLEGFQKFFEIQKEISPVPAKNLDSKSDSDSVKMSPRAGSAATGSPGRPSPTNFTQNSQGHEGIFDLSNKSTSTSDIIGKDVTSGKAVRKSTDSQTIISRENSPSFRNNEVQSHSDSIIFTDDAVPHDNTIVPLNLSKKSEVEARDVDTVHNSNSNKECVGFMEMQDFPLNLSVKDSGSNHNTLCADERLSLPRQSTSPPIYQVIHTTDKRSPTSRGIHSLGIIENCDEQKQSAAVALCQLATSSPGVPLRGTEDEFPEKETVVPEQVHPRSPAAQETETDIGARGQKRTNSKDPGKSQSSNKKHKAVDSGRMFTLRKRPRVS